Proteins encoded by one window of Streptococcus sanguinis:
- a CDS encoding LPXTG cell wall anchor domain-containing protein translates to MSASVSASTSASTSASVSASTSASTSASVSASTSASTSASVSASTSASTSASVSASTSASTSASVSASTSASTSASVSASTSASTSASVSASTSASTSASVSASTSASTSASVSASTSASTSASVSASTSASTSASVSASTSASTSASVSASTSASTSASVSASTSASTSASVSASTSASTSASVSASTSASTSASVSASTSASTSASVSASTSASTSASVSASTSASTSASVSASTSASTSASVSASTSASTSASVSASTSASTSASVSASTSASTSASVSASESASTSASVSASTSASTSASVSASTSASTSASVSASTSASTSASVSASTSASTSASVSASTSASTSASVSASTSASTSASVSASTSASTSASVSASTSASTSASVSASTSASTSASVSASTSASTSASVSASTSASTSASVSASTSASTSASVSASTSASTSASVSASTSASTSASVSASTSASTSASVSASTSASTSASVSASTSASTSASVSASTSASTSASVSASTSASTSASVSASTSASTSASVSASTSASTSASVSASTSASTSASVSASTSASTSASVSASTSASTSASVSASTSASTSASVSASTSASTSASVSASTSASTSASVSASTSASTSASVSASTSASTSASVSASTSASTSASVSASTSASTSASVSASTSASTSASVSASTSASTSASVSASTSASTSASVSASTSASTSASVSASTSASTSASVSASTSASTSASVSASTSASASASVSASTSASTSASVSASTSASTSASVSASTSASTSASVSASTSASTSASVSASTSASTSASVSASTSASTSASVSASTSASTSASVSASTSASTSASVSASTSASTSASVSASTSASTSASVSASTSASTSASVSASTSASTSASVSASTSASTSASVSASTSASTSASVSASTSASTSASVSASTSASTSASVSASTSASTSASVSASTSASTSASVSASTSASASASVSASTSASTSASVSASTSASTSASVSASTSASTSASVSASTSASTSASVSASTSASTSASVSASTSASTSASVSASTSASASASVSASTSASTSASVSASTSASASASVSASTSASTSASVSASTSASTSASVSASTSASTSASVSASTSASTSASVSASTSASTSASVSASTSASTSASVSASTSASTSASVSASTSASTSASVSASTSASTSASVSASTSASTSASVSASTSASASASVSASTSASTSASVSASTSASTSASVSASTSASTSASVSASTSASTSASVSASTSASTSASVSASTSASTSASVSASTSASTSASVSESTSASTSASVSASTSASTSASVSASTSASTSASVSASTSASASASVSASTSASTSASVSASTSASTSASVSASTSASTSASVSASTSASTSASVSASTSASISASVSASESASISSSAKASESASTSASVSASTSASTSASVSASTSASTSASVSASTSASTSASVSASESASTSASVSASTSASTSASVSASTSASTSASVSASTSASTSASVSASESASTSASVSASTSASTSASTSASTSASTSSSAKASESASISASVSASTSASTSASVSASMSASTSASVSASTSASTSASVSASTSASTSASVSASTSASTSASVSASTSASTSASVSASTSASTSASVSASTSASTSASVSASTSALTSASVSASTSASTSASVSASKSASTSASVSASMSASTSASVSASTSASTSASASTSESTSVSASALALASISASVSASESASTSASLSGSESASISDSQSISESTSVSTSTSVLHSQLDLVHEKEFYSLSISTSESLSAAVSLSELVRVSQSVSESLSTSLSASQSTSESLSASARQSELDLISRGRLPQTGETESKASILALGLGALGLAFKRRKKKSDSEE, encoded by the coding sequence ATGAGTGCATCAGTGTCAGCCAGCACGTCTGCGTCGACTAGCGCTTCAGTATCAGCAAGTACATCGGCGTCCACAAGTGCGTCAGTCAGCGCCAGCACCTCCGCGTCCACGAGCGCGTCAGTCAGCGCCAGCACCTCCGCGTCCACGAGCGCATCAGTAAGTGCAAGTACGTCTGCTTCAACGAGTGCTTCAGTCAGCGCAAGTACATCCGCCTCGACGAGTGCCTCAGTCAGCGCAAGCACATCGGCATCTACGAGCGCGTCAGTCAGCGCAAGTACCTCAGCATCGACGAGTGCGTCCGTATCAGCAAGTACGTCCGCGTCCACGAGTGCGTCAGTGAGTGCAAGTACGTCAGCGTCCACGAGCGCATCAGTAAGTGCAAGTACGTCAGCATCGACAAGTGCGTCTGTATCTGCCAGCACGTCAGCATCTACTAGCGCGTCAGTGAGCGCAAGTACGTCAGCATCGACAAGTGCGTCTGTATCTGCAAGCACCTCAGCGTCGACAAGTGCATCTGTGAGTGCAAGCACCTCAGCCTCCACAAGTGCATCCGTATCTGCAAGCACCTCAGCGTCTACTAGCGCATCGGTAAGTGCAAGCACGTCCGCATCGACTAGCGCGTCAGTATCAGCAAGTACGTCAGCATCTACTAGCGCGTCAGTATCAGCAAGTACGTCTGCCTCCACGAGTGCTTCAGTATCAGCAAGTACGTCAGCGTCCACGAGCGCATCTGTATCAGCAAGTACGTCCGCATCGACTAGCGCATCGGTAAGTGCAAGTACGTCGGCATCGACCAGCGCGTCCGTAAGCGCAAGTACGTCAGCGTCCACAAGCGCTTCAGTATCCGCAAGTGAATCAGCGTCAACCAGTGCGTCAGTGTCTGCCAGCACGTCCGCCTCAACGAGTGCGTCAGTATCCGCAAGTACGTCCGCGTCGACGAGTGCATCAGTAAGTGCAAGTACGTCTGCTTCAACGAGTGCATCAGTGAGTGCAAGTACGTCCGCGTCGACTAGCGCATCAGTGTCAGCCAGCACGTCTGCGTCGACTAGCGCTTCAGTATCCGCAAGTACGTCCGCGTCGACGAGTGCGTCCGTAAGTGCAAGTACATCAGCTTCAACGAGTGCATCAGTGTCAGCCAGCACGTCTGCGTCGACTAGCGCTTCAGTATCAGCAAGTACATCCGCGTCTACCAGCGCATCAGTAAGTGCAAGTACGTCAGCCTCCACAAGTGCGTCTGTATCTGCCAGCACGTCCGCATCGACAAGTGCTTCAGTGAGTGCAAGCACCTCCGCGTCTACTAGCGCGTCAGTCAGCGCAAGCACCTCAGCCTCAACGAGTGCATCAGTAAGTGCAAGTACCTCAGCCTCAACGAGTGCGTCAGTTAGTGCAAGTACGTCCGCGTCTACCAGCGCCTCTGTATCTGCAAGTACGTCTGCTTCAACCAGTGCGTCCGTTTCAGCAAGTACGTCCGCATCGACGAGCGCATCAGTGAGTGCAAGCACGTCCGCGTCCACAAGCGCGTCAGTGTCTGCCAGCACGTCCGCATCGACGAGTGCGTCAGTGTCTGCAAGTACATCTGCGTCCACAAGCGCGTCAGTATCTGCAAGCACGTCCGCATCGACGAGTGCGTCAGTATCTGCAAGCACCTCGGCTTCAACAAGTGCGTCGGTAAGTGCAAGCACGTCCGCATCAACGAGTGCATCAGTGTCAGCCAGCACGTCTGCGTCGACTAGCGCTTCAGTATCAGCAAGTACATCCGCGTCTACCAGCGCATCAGTAAGTGCAAGTACGTCAGCCTCCACAAGTGCGTCTGTATCTGCCAGCACGTCCGCATCGACAAGTGCTTCAGTGAGTGCAAGCACCTCCGCGTCTACTAGCGCGTCAGTCAGCGCAAGCACCTCAGCCTCAACGAGTGCATCAGTAAGTGCAAGTACCTCAGCCTCAACCAGTGCGTCAGTTAGTGCAAGTACGTCCGCGTCTACCAGCGCCTCTGTATCTGCAAGTACGTCTGCTTCAACCAGTGCGTCCGTTTCAGCAAGTACGTCCGCATCGACGAGCGCATCAGTGAGTGCAAGCACGTCCGCGTCCACCAGTGCATCAGTTTCAGCAAGCACATCTGCGTCCACGAGCGCGTCAGTGAGTGCAAGCACATCGGCATCAACCAGTGCCTCAGTGAGCGCAAGCACGTCCGCGTCCACCAGTGCATCAGTTTCAGCAAGCACATCTGCGTCCGCAAGCGCGTCAGTATCTGCAAGTACGTCTGCATCAACGAGTGCGTCAGTATCAGCAAGTACATCGGCGTCCACGAGCGCATCTGTATCAGCAAGTACGTCCGCATCGACTAGCGCATCGGTAAGTGCAAGTACGTCAGCCTCCACAAGTGCGTCAGTTTCTGCAAGTACTTCCGCATCGACTAGCGCGTCTGTATCTGCAAGTACGTCCGCTTCAACGAGCGCGTCTGTAAGTGCCAGCACGTCCGCGTCGACGAGTGCGTCTGTAAGTGCAAGTACATCCGCGTCCACGAGCGCGTCAGTGAGTGCAAGCACGTCCGCATCGACAAGTGCTTCAGTGAGTGCAAGCACCTCCGCGTCTACTAGCGCGTCAGTCAGCGCAAGCACCTCAGCCTCAACGAGTGCATCAGTAAGTGCAAGTACCTCAGCCTCAACCAGTGCGTCAGTTAGTGCAAGTACGTCCGCGTCTACCAGCGCCTCTGTATCTGCAAGTACGTCCGCTTCAACGAGTGCGTCAGTTTCTGCAAGTACGTCCGCGTCTACCAGCGCCTCTGTATCTGCAAGTACGTCCGCTTCAACCAGTGCGTCCGTTTCAGCAAGTACGTCCGCATCGACGAGCGCATCAGTGAGTGCAAGCACGTCCGCGTCCACCAGTGCATCAGTATCAGCAAGCACATCTGCGTCCGCAAGCGCGTCAGTATCTGCAAGTACGTCTGCATCAACGAGTGCGTCAGTATCAGCAAGTACATCGGCGTCCACGAGCGCATCTGTATCAGCAAGTACGTCCGCGTCTACCAGCGCCTCTGTATCTGCAAGTACGTCCGCTTCAACCAGTGCGTCCGTTTCAGCAAGTACGTCCGCATCGACGAGCGCATCAGTGAGTGCAAGCACGTCCGCGTCCACCAGTGCATCAGTATCAGCAAGCACATCTGCGTCCGCAAGCGCGTCAGTATCTGCAAGTACGTCTGCATCAACGAGTGCGTCAGTATCAGCAAGCACATCTGCGTCCGCAAGCGCGTCAGTATCTGCAAGTACGTCTGCATCAACGAGTGCGTCAGTATCAGCAAGTACATCCGCGTCTACCAGCGCATCAGTATCTGCCAGCACCTCGGCTTCCACGAGTGCGTCTGTATCAGCAAGTACATCCGCGTCTACCAGCGCATCAGTATCTGCCAGCACCTCGGCTTCCACGAGTGCGTCTGTATCAGCAAGTACATCCGCGTCTACCAGCGCATCAGTAAGTGCAAGCACGTCTGCATCAACGAGTGCGTCTGTATCTGCAAGCACGTCCGCATCGACAAGTGCTTCAGTGAGTGCAAGCACCTCAGCGTCTACTAGCGCGTCAGTCAGCGCAAGCACCTCAGCCTCAACGAGTGCATCAGTAAGTGCAAGCACATCTGCGTCCGCAAGCGCGTCAGTATCTGCAAGTACGTCTGCATCAACGAGTGCGTCAGTATCAGCAAGTACATCCGCGTCTACCAGCGCATCAGTATCTGCCAGCACCTCGGCTTCCACGAGTGCGTCAGTATCAGCAAGTACATCCGCGTCTACCAGCGCATCAGTATCTGCCAGCACCTCGGCTTCCACGAGTGCGTCAGTATCAGCAAGTACATCCGCGTCTACCAGCGCATCAGTAAGTGCAAGCACGTCTGCATCCACGAGTGCGTCTGTATCTGAAAGCACATCCGCATCGACAAGTGCTTCAGTGAGTGCAAGCACCTCAGCGTCTACTAGCGCGTCAGTCAGCGCAAGCACCTCAGCCTCAACGAGTGCATCAGTAAGTGCAAGCACATCTGCGTCCGCAAGCGCGTCAGTATCTGCAAGTACGTCTGCATCAACGAGTGCGTCAGTATCAGCAAGTACATCCGCGTCTACCAGCGCATCAGTATCTGCCAGCACCTCGGCTTCCACGAGTGCTTCAGTATCAGCCAGCACCTCAGCGTCTACCAGCGCCTCAGTAAGTGCCAGCACGTCTGCATCTATCAGCGCCTCAGTTTCAGCAAGTGAGTCAGCTTCAATTAGCTCATCTGCGAAAGCGAGTGAATCTGCATCGACGAGTGCATCTGTAAGTGCAAGTACGTCTGCATCGACGAGTGCATCAGTGAGTGCAAGTACGTCCGCGTCGACGAGTGCGTCCGTATCCGCAAGCACATCCGCGTCGACGAGTGCGTCAGTGAGTGCAAGTGAATCTGCATCGACGAGTGCATCCGTAAGTGCAAGTACATCTGCCTCAACGAGTGCATCAGTTTCTGCAAGCACATCAGCGTCTACCAGCGCATCTGTATCTGCCAGCACATCAGCGTCTACCAGCGCATCTGTATCTGCAAGTGAATCTGCGTCAACCAGTGCGTCAGTATCTGCAAGTACGTCCGCATCAACGAGCGCGTCTACAAGTGCAAGCACGTCAGCTTCAACTAGTTCATCTGCGAAAGCGAGTGAATCAGCGTCAATCAGTGCATCAGTATCAGCAAGTACATCCGCTTCCACGAGTGCGTCCGTATCAGCAAGTATGTCTGCTTCCACGAGTGCGTCCGTAAGCGCAAGTACGTCCGCCTCAACGAGTGCATCTGTATCAGCAAGCACATCTGCATCGACCAGTGCTTCAGTGAGCGCCAGCACGTCCGCCTCAACGAGTGCATCTGTATCAGCCAGCACGTCTGCATCGACAAGTGCATCAGTGAGTGCAAGTACGTCCGCGTCTACAAGTGCGTCAGTGAGCGCCAGCACGTCCGCCTCAACGAGTGCATCTGTATCAGCCAGCACGTCTGCATTGACAAGTGCATCAGTGAGTGCAAGTACGTCCGCGTCTACAAGTGCGTCAGTGAGCGCAAGCAAGTCTGCCTCCACGAGCGCTTCAGTATCCGCAAGTATGTCCGCATCAACCAGTGCATCAGTATCAGCAAGTACATCCGCATCCACCAGTGCATCCGCTTCAACGAGCGAATCCACTTCAGTAAGTGCATCTGCTTTAGCGTTGGCAAGTATATCTGCTTCAGTAAGTGCCTCAGAATCTGCCAGCACTTCGGCTAGTCTGTCTGGTTCAGAAAGTGCTTCGATTAGTGATTCTCAGTCAATCAGTGAGTCTACCTCAGTAAGCACCAGCACATCAGTCTTGCATAGTCAGCTGGATCTGGTTCATGAGAAGGAATTCTACTCATTAAGCATTTCTACAAGTGAGTCACTGTCAGCAGCAGTCAGCCTCAGTGAGCTTGTTCGTGTCAGTCAGTCTGTATCGGAAAGCCTGTCTACGAGCCTGTCAGCTAGTCAGAGCACATCTGAAAGCCTGTCCGCTTCAGCAAGACAGTCTGAACTGGATCTGATTTCCAGAGGTCGTCTGCCTCAGACAGGGGAAACGGAGAGCAAGGCTTCCATCCTGGCTTTGGGCTTAGGAGCATTGGGCTTGGCCTTCAAGAGACGTAAAAAGAAAAGCGACTCTGAGGAGTAG